Proteins from one Triticum aestivum cultivar Chinese Spring chromosome 7A, IWGSC CS RefSeq v2.1, whole genome shotgun sequence genomic window:
- the LOC123154221 gene encoding zinc finger protein WIP2 encodes MEDPYTSFLKNPYYYYCTSSFPTAPPTPHLPPPFPPYAARYPALAAAAAPHHQYPSFFQHQPAQPTHHYSTAPPSPPLREALPLLSLSPTPTARPRAVQQHDAADSDSDDDDNDCCYHLQQEVAAGSRTTSARTPLFADLNCVPSCCDDGDGDPMDVEASWSTSTDDAAVALRIGLPAAEADLLSGLSGRAAEEDEEEEDDCKPGGGHEEVPLGFSSTAPVGRLNKGQYWIPTPSQILIGPTQFSCPVCFKTFNRYNNMQMHMWGHGSQYRKGPESLRGVQPTAMLRLPCYCCAAGCRNNIDHPRAKPLKDFRTLQTHYKRKHGLKPFLCRRCGKAFAVKGDWRTHEKNCGKLWYCLCGSEFKHKRSLKDHARAFGHGHGAFGCNGAAGGDGGFDDDDEGAVSEIEHDVVCGAAAR; translated from the exons ATGGAAGACCCCTACACGAGCTTCCTCAAGAACCCCTACTACTACTACTGCACTTCCTCCTTCCCTACCGCTCCCCCCACCCCTCACCTCCCTCCCCCCTTCCCACCTTACGCCGCCCGGTACCCAGCCCTGGCCGCGGCCGCAGCTCCTCACCACCAGTACCCCTCGTTCTTCCAGCATCAGCCGGCGCAGCCCACTCATCACTACAGCacggcgcctccctcccctccgcTCCGGGAGgcgcttcccctcctctccctctcgcccACGCCCACCGCCCGCCCTCGTGCCGTCCAGCAGCACGACGccgccgactccgactccgacgacGATGACAACGACTGCTGCTACCACCTgcagcaggaggtggcggcgggctCGAGGACGACCTCTGCGCGCACACCGCTCTTCGCCGACCTCAACTGCGTGCCGTCCTGctgcgacgacggcgacggcgacccgATGGACGTCGAGGCCTCCTGGTCCACGTCCACGGACGACGCCGCCGTTGCTCTGCGCATCGGCCTGCCGGCCGCGGAAGCTGACCTTCTGTCCGGTCTTTCGGGCAGGGCCgcggaagaggacgaggaggaggaagatgattgCAAGCCGGGAGGCGGGCACGAGGAGGTGCCGCTAGGGTTCTCTTCGACGGCGCCGGTCGGGAGGCTGAACAAGGGGCAATACTGGATCCCGACGCCGTCGCAGATCCTCATCGGTCCCACCCAGTTCTCCTGCCCCGTCTGCTTCAAGACATTCAACCGATACAACAACATGCAG ATGCACATGTGGGGTCACGGTTCGCAGTACCGGAAGGGCCCCGAGTCGCTGCGCGGGGTGCAGCCGACGGCGATGCTGCGGCTGCCGTGCTACTGCTGCGCGGCCGGGTGCCGGAACAACATCGACCACCCGCGGGCCAAGCCGCTCAAGGACTTCCGCACCCTGCAGACGCACTACAAGCGCAAGCACGGCCTCAAGCCCTTCCTCTGCCGCCGGTGCGGCAAGGCCTTCGCCGTCAAGGGCGACTGGCGCACCCACGAGAAGAACTGTGGCAAGCTCTGGTACTGCCTCTGCGGCTCCGAGTTCAAGCACAAGCGCTCGCTCAAGGACCACGCCCGCGCCTTCGGTCACGGGCACGGCGCCTTCGGGTGCAACGGCGCCGCCGGAGGCGATGGTGgcttcgacgacgacgacgagggcgCCGTCTCCGAGATCGAGCATGACGTCGTCTGCGGCGCCGCCGCGCGGTGA